The proteins below come from a single Roseiflexus sp. RS-1 genomic window:
- the hemG gene encoding protoporphyrinogen oxidase: MTAMYATSTAMPFSHDHPHIVVVGGGISGMSAAYELGRAVRDGAAPVAVTLIEREARLGGKVVTERNGPFIIEGGPDSFMAQKPWAAELAREIGLGDELMVASPMRRTTWVLHNGCPHPLPEGMLLIVPTRIAPFAFSPLISPLGKLRMALDLFVPARRDDGDETLADFIRRRLGNEALDRLAEPILSGIHSAECERQSIMATFPRFRELEKRHGSLIRGMLAARRSMPPSSAHQSPFMTLRGGMGSLVERLEQRLTARVLTNRKVMALAYDPTAARPYRLRLDDGATLDADAVILATPSYTAADLVDEAFPDLASALRAIRYVSTATISMVYRRSEVGTPLDGYGLVIPRSEQTWINACTLSSVKFRHRAPDDYLLLRCFAGGSRRPELLARDDDDLVRLAQSDLRAILGITAAPVLTRVYRWHNGNPQYDVGHLDRIAALEARCPDGLLLAGAAYRGVGVPDCIKQGRDAARRALALVTSVQPAKS, from the coding sequence ATGACTGCGATGTATGCCACATCGACGGCGATGCCGTTCTCGCATGATCATCCCCACATCGTGGTGGTTGGCGGCGGGATCAGCGGAATGAGCGCAGCGTATGAACTGGGTCGCGCAGTGCGCGACGGCGCTGCGCCAGTCGCCGTCACGCTGATCGAGCGCGAGGCGCGTTTAGGCGGCAAAGTGGTGACCGAACGGAACGGCCCCTTCATCATCGAGGGAGGTCCCGACTCCTTCATGGCGCAGAAGCCGTGGGCGGCTGAACTGGCGCGTGAAATCGGGTTGGGCGATGAGTTGATGGTCGCCTCGCCGATGCGCCGTACCACCTGGGTGTTGCACAACGGGTGTCCCCACCCCCTGCCCGAAGGCATGCTGCTCATTGTGCCGACGCGCATCGCTCCTTTCGCTTTCTCGCCACTGATTTCTCCGCTCGGTAAACTGCGCATGGCGCTCGACCTGTTCGTGCCAGCGCGTCGTGACGATGGCGATGAAACCCTCGCCGACTTCATCCGCCGACGCCTGGGGAATGAGGCGCTCGACCGTCTGGCGGAACCGATCCTCTCCGGCATCCACAGTGCAGAATGTGAGCGCCAGAGCATTATGGCGACCTTCCCGCGCTTCCGCGAGTTAGAGAAACGGCACGGCAGCCTGATCCGCGGCATGCTTGCCGCGCGTCGCTCAATGCCGCCGTCTTCAGCGCATCAGTCGCCCTTCATGACCCTTCGCGGCGGCATGGGTTCGCTGGTCGAGCGGCTGGAACAGCGCCTGACGGCGCGTGTCCTGACCAACCGCAAGGTCATGGCGCTGGCATATGATCCGACTGCTGCGCGTCCATATCGTCTGCGGCTGGACGATGGCGCCACGCTGGATGCCGACGCCGTCATCCTGGCGACCCCATCCTACACTGCTGCCGATCTGGTGGACGAAGCGTTCCCGGATCTGGCGAGCGCTCTGCGCGCCATCCGGTACGTTTCGACGGCGACGATCTCGATGGTCTACCGACGTAGTGAAGTTGGCACGCCGCTCGATGGGTATGGGTTGGTGATCCCGCGCAGCGAACAGACCTGGATCAACGCCTGCACCCTCTCATCGGTGAAGTTCCGCCACCGCGCCCCCGACGATTATCTGCTGCTGCGCTGCTTCGCTGGCGGATCGCGCCGCCCGGAACTGCTCGCGCGGGACGATGACGACCTGGTGCGCCTGGCGCAGTCCGATCTGCGCGCTATCCTGGGTATCACCGCCGCCCCTGTGCTGACGCGCGTCTATCGCTGGCACAATGGCAACCCGCAGTACGATGTCGGGCATCTCGATCGCATCGCCGCGCTCGAAGCGCGTTGTCCAGATGGATTGTTGCTTGCTGGCGCAGCGTACCGCGGCGTCGGCGTGCCCGACTGTATCAAACAGGGGCGGGACGCTGCGCGTCGGGCGCTGGCGCTGGTGACGTCTGTCCAACCGGCGAAAAGTTAA
- a CDS encoding MerR family transcriptional regulator — translation MMSTESTDNEWLSLAEASALVGVAAATLRRWGDAGKVPMKRTLGGHRRFSRTGLLKTMEEAQSRDHTPPLAPLSLLRFDAHAMARADWHSRLMTHSNAERMRGFGQRLLGLLIQYINRQEEDERFLNEARAIGVGYGRETREAGVSMHDTVQAFLFFRNSFACLAMPVPGIAQPNDLDQAVALHARIDRFMDAVLLGAITGYEQQ, via the coding sequence ATGATGAGCACTGAATCAACCGACAACGAATGGCTTTCGCTCGCAGAAGCGAGCGCGCTCGTCGGTGTAGCGGCAGCGACGCTGCGCCGCTGGGGGGACGCCGGGAAAGTGCCGATGAAGCGCACCCTTGGCGGTCATCGCCGCTTCTCACGGACAGGGCTGCTGAAGACGATGGAAGAGGCGCAGTCGCGTGATCACACCCCGCCGCTGGCGCCGCTCTCGTTGCTGCGCTTCGACGCCCACGCCATGGCGCGCGCCGACTGGCACTCGCGCCTGATGACGCATTCCAATGCTGAACGGATGCGTGGTTTCGGGCAGCGTCTCCTGGGCTTGCTCATCCAGTACATCAACCGTCAGGAAGAGGACGAGCGGTTTCTCAACGAAGCGCGCGCGATTGGCGTCGGGTATGGACGTGAGACCCGCGAGGCAGGCGTCAGTATGCACGACACGGTGCAGGCATTCCTGTTCTTTCGCAACTCGTTTGCGTGTCTGGCGATGCCGGTGCCCGGCATTGCCCAACCGAATGACCTTGATCAGGCGGTCGCTCTCCATGCGCGGATTGACCGTTTTATGGATGCAGTGCTGCTGGGAGCGATCACCGGGTATGAGCAGCAGTAG
- the hemA gene encoding glutamyl-tRNA reductase, protein MQITLIGVHQRNTPVTVRERLAFNLYELPDALLALRRYVDEGIILSTCNRVEVCAVTRNGVAGDEALKTFLVEQRGVDQALFAPSLYVYHNEAVVRHLYRLAAGLDSMVLGEDQIVGQVKEALAIAHAAGAIGPVLHRVLHGALAAGKRARTHTGIATGHVSVVSVAIDAMRQYPDLLKRGRALVIGAGHIAELSLKHLLAGGCSAITIVNRTEARADALAQRYGVAWRPWSDLEDALAASDIVVSCTSAPGIVLSQQMVERAAAGRSTPLLLFDLAVPRDIDQGVAEIPGVYLHDVDALEPICRTNRALRAAEAERAETIIEGEVAKFMEWWAVQQAVPTIRALRKRAEDIRDAEIRRALARCPELSPQQRETVIALSTAIINKLLHEPIVALRDPEASGELLTAVRRLFNIDDTAVYTSANMT, encoded by the coding sequence ATGCAGATAACCCTGATCGGTGTGCATCAGCGTAATACGCCGGTGACCGTGCGTGAGCGGCTGGCGTTCAACCTCTATGAGTTGCCCGACGCACTCCTGGCATTGCGCCGGTATGTCGATGAAGGGATCATCCTCTCGACATGCAATCGGGTCGAGGTGTGCGCAGTGACGCGCAATGGTGTGGCAGGCGATGAGGCGCTGAAAACGTTTCTCGTCGAACAGCGTGGCGTTGATCAGGCGCTGTTTGCCCCGTCGCTGTACGTCTATCACAACGAAGCGGTCGTGCGCCACCTCTATCGACTGGCAGCCGGTCTTGATTCGATGGTGCTGGGTGAGGATCAGATCGTCGGGCAGGTGAAGGAGGCGTTGGCAATTGCGCACGCTGCGGGCGCGATCGGTCCGGTGCTCCATCGGGTGCTTCACGGTGCGCTGGCGGCTGGCAAGCGTGCGCGCACGCACACCGGCATCGCGACCGGTCACGTGTCGGTGGTGTCGGTTGCGATCGATGCGATGCGCCAGTATCCCGATCTGCTCAAGCGGGGACGTGCGCTGGTGATCGGCGCCGGGCATATTGCCGAACTTTCGTTGAAACATCTGCTTGCCGGGGGATGCTCCGCCATTACCATCGTCAATCGGACTGAGGCGCGCGCCGACGCGCTGGCGCAGCGCTATGGCGTCGCCTGGCGTCCGTGGAGCGATCTGGAGGATGCGCTGGCGGCAAGCGACATCGTTGTCAGCTGCACCTCGGCGCCCGGCATCGTTCTGTCACAGCAGATGGTGGAACGCGCCGCAGCAGGGCGCTCGACGCCGCTGCTCCTCTTCGATCTGGCAGTCCCGCGGGATATCGATCAGGGAGTCGCAGAAATTCCCGGCGTCTATCTCCATGACGTTGATGCGCTTGAGCCGATCTGTCGCACGAATCGCGCGCTGCGCGCTGCGGAAGCTGAACGCGCTGAGACGATCATCGAGGGCGAGGTTGCGAAGTTTATGGAGTGGTGGGCGGTGCAACAGGCGGTTCCCACCATTCGCGCTTTGCGCAAGCGCGCCGAAGATATCCGCGACGCCGAGATCCGGCGGGCGCTGGCGCGCTGCCCGGAACTGTCGCCGCAGCAGCGCGAAACCGTCATTGCGCTGAGCACGGCGATTATCAATAAGTTGCTGCACGAGCCGATTGTGGCGCTGCGCGATCCGGAAGCCAGCGGCGAACTGCTGACCGCTGTGCGCCGGTTGTTCAATATCGATGATACCGCAGTCTATACGTCGGCTAACATGACATAA
- a CDS encoding chlorite dismutase family protein — protein sequence MTDQDHPTTSVTPWFVQFTAFKVDPAWRRLPQGARADGREAFAAVVDEYSSSITTWAYSGIGLKIGADLLLWRRGIDPKPMQEMTARLLTSGIGCYSEISYQLFGYTRPSVYTRRPTSQEQAIDLNDRQTYLIVYPFSKTTDWYLMSRDARQGMMNEHMRVGHEYADIRQVLLYATGLDDQEFVVAYETEDLPRFSQLVTDLRATEARRYTLRDTPIITAIHRPLREALALIG from the coding sequence ATGACCGATCAGGATCACCCAACCACGTCCGTAACTCCCTGGTTTGTTCAGTTTACCGCTTTCAAGGTCGATCCTGCCTGGCGTCGTCTGCCGCAGGGCGCGCGCGCCGATGGACGTGAAGCCTTTGCCGCCGTCGTCGATGAGTATTCCTCGTCGATAACGACCTGGGCATACAGTGGCATCGGCTTGAAGATCGGCGCCGATCTCCTCCTCTGGCGGCGCGGCATTGACCCAAAACCGATGCAGGAGATGACGGCGCGCCTGCTGACCAGCGGCATCGGCTGTTACAGCGAGATTTCCTACCAGCTCTTCGGCTATACCCGCCCCTCGGTGTACACCCGCCGTCCGACCAGTCAGGAACAGGCGATTGATCTGAATGATCGCCAGACCTATCTGATCGTCTATCCGTTCAGCAAAACGACGGACTGGTATCTGATGAGCCGCGATGCGCGTCAGGGAATGATGAATGAACATATGCGCGTCGGTCATGAGTATGCCGATATCCGGCAGGTGCTGCTCTACGCCACCGGTCTTGATGATCAGGAATTCGTGGTGGCTTACGAAACCGAAGACCTGCCGCGCTTCAGCCAGTTAGTCACCGACCTGCGCGCGACCGAAGCGCGCCGTTACACGCTGCGCGATACGCCGATCATCACCGCTATTCACCGACCCCTGCGCGAAGCGCTGGCGCTGATTGGATGA
- the hemE gene encoding uroporphyrinogen decarboxylase, with the protein MTHSRFLAACRRQPVDATPVWFMRQAGRYMPEYRAIRERYGFLEMVKTPELAAEITMQPIRAFSVDAAIIFADILPLLEGMGLHLTYEQGEGPVIHNPVRSPADVAALRTPDPRETVAYTIQAIRLVKRDLEGRAPLIGFSGAPFTLAAYAIEGGSSRDHRLTKALMYAEPQAWRELMERLTAQVSAYLIAQIEAGADAVQIFDSWAGALAPGDYADYVLPFVQKCIIAVRAGCGIVPPPPIIYFGVGLSGMLGLLRQTDADVIGLDWRIHLDDGWAQVGPGVAVQGNLDPHTLLAPWTEVRRRTADILDRAAGRPGHIFNLGHGIVPETPVDTVRRLAEFVHEYSAE; encoded by the coding sequence ATGACACATTCACGTTTTCTGGCGGCGTGTCGTCGTCAGCCTGTTGATGCCACGCCGGTCTGGTTTATGCGTCAGGCGGGGCGCTATATGCCGGAGTATCGCGCGATCCGCGAGCGTTACGGCTTTCTGGAGATGGTGAAAACGCCTGAACTGGCGGCGGAAATCACCATGCAACCGATCCGCGCCTTTTCGGTTGACGCTGCGATTATTTTCGCCGATATTCTGCCGCTGCTCGAAGGCATGGGGCTGCACCTGACGTATGAACAGGGAGAAGGTCCGGTCATCCACAACCCGGTGCGTTCGCCCGCCGATGTTGCGGCACTCCGCACTCCCGATCCGCGTGAGACGGTGGCGTACACGATCCAGGCGATCCGCCTGGTGAAACGTGACCTGGAAGGACGTGCACCGCTGATCGGTTTCAGCGGGGCGCCGTTCACGCTGGCAGCATATGCGATTGAAGGCGGTTCATCGCGTGATCACCGGCTTACCAAGGCGCTGATGTACGCCGAACCGCAGGCATGGCGCGAGTTGATGGAACGTCTGACGGCGCAGGTGAGCGCCTATCTGATTGCACAGATCGAGGCGGGCGCGGATGCGGTGCAGATCTTCGATAGTTGGGCGGGGGCGCTGGCGCCCGGCGACTATGCCGACTATGTTTTGCCGTTTGTGCAAAAGTGCATCATTGCAGTGCGCGCCGGTTGCGGCATCGTTCCCCCGCCGCCGATCATCTATTTCGGCGTTGGACTGTCGGGCATGCTGGGGTTGCTGCGTCAGACCGATGCTGACGTGATTGGTCTCGACTGGCGCATTCACCTCGATGATGGATGGGCGCAGGTTGGTCCCGGCGTCGCCGTTCAGGGCAACCTCGATCCGCATACGCTGCTGGCGCCGTGGACCGAAGTGCGCCGCCGCACCGCCGATATTCTCGACCGCGCCGCCGGTCGTCCGGGGCACATTTTCAACCTGGGTCACGGGATTGTGCCGGAGACGCCGGTCGATACGGTGCGTCGTCTGGCTGAGTTCGTTCATGAGTATTCAGCGGAATAA
- the hemH gene encoding ferrochelatase, whose amino-acid sequence MTHTSPPVGVFLLAYGTPESLDDVEPYFTHIRGGRKPSPEAVENLRERYRLVGGRTPLKDLTFATADKLQARLDAEAPGRYRVYVGMKHWHPFIAETMPHIAADGVRDVVALVLAPHYSRMSVGGYRRYVDEANATLEQPLQITFIERWHDHPGFRRLIADRIVAARAELPPDLHDQALVLFSAHSLPERILSWNDPYPDELRESAAGIAGLLGLTDWRLCYQSAGMTGEPWLGPDILDYLEELHSEGVRAVISAPFGFVADHLEVLWDIDREAQDKAAELGMELRRIRMPNADDEFVDVLVSLVRDALRQRV is encoded by the coding sequence ATGACACACACATCACCGCCTGTGGGCGTTTTTCTGCTGGCGTATGGCACGCCGGAGAGCCTCGACGATGTCGAGCCGTATTTCACCCACATCCGTGGAGGACGTAAGCCGTCACCCGAAGCGGTAGAGAATCTGCGCGAGCGCTACCGCCTGGTCGGCGGGCGTACGCCGTTGAAAGACCTGACCTTTGCGACTGCCGACAAATTGCAGGCGCGGCTGGATGCTGAAGCGCCGGGACGCTACCGCGTCTATGTCGGTATGAAGCACTGGCATCCGTTCATTGCCGAAACGATGCCGCACATCGCTGCTGATGGGGTGCGCGACGTGGTTGCGCTTGTGCTGGCGCCGCACTATTCCCGCATGAGCGTCGGCGGCTATCGCCGGTATGTCGATGAGGCGAATGCGACGCTCGAACAACCGCTCCAGATCACATTCATCGAACGCTGGCACGACCATCCGGGATTTCGCCGCCTGATTGCGGATCGGATTGTTGCAGCGCGCGCCGAACTGCCGCCCGACTTGCATGACCAGGCGCTGGTGCTCTTTAGCGCGCACAGTCTGCCAGAGCGCATTCTGTCATGGAACGACCCGTACCCCGATGAACTGCGCGAGAGCGCGGCAGGCATCGCCGGTTTGCTTGGTCTGACCGACTGGCGCCTCTGCTATCAGAGCGCCGGGATGACCGGCGAACCGTGGCTCGGTCCCGACATCCTCGATTATCTGGAAGAACTCCACAGCGAAGGGGTGCGTGCCGTCATCAGCGCACCGTTCGGGTTCGTTGCCGACCATCTCGAAGTGTTGTGGGACATCGACCGTGAAGCGCAGGATAAGGCGGCGGAGTTGGGGATGGAACTCCGGCGCATACGTATGCCGAACGCCGATGATGAATTCGTGGACGTGCTGGTGTCGCTGGTTCGTGATGCACTCCGGCAGCGCGTATGA
- the hemC gene encoding hydroxymethylbilane synthase codes for MKQTLIIGTRASKLALVQTYMVRDALQSAHPGLTVAVEHITTRGDIILDRPLNAIGDKGLFVVEIEEAMRAGRIDLAVHSAKDLPSVLPPDMTLAACPRRADPRDALVAQPGMTLAALPSGARVGTSSLRRACQLRALRPDLTLVDLRGNVDTRLRKLREGQYDAIVLAAAGLKRLGLDGAISELIEPDVLIPAVGQGVIGVEARADDEEVLRLLAPLDDQAARIAITAERAFLARIGGGCQVPVGALAHLEGDELLLRGMIGARDGRMVRGMQRGSASDPVGLGCALADELLDQGGRALLAG; via the coding sequence ATGAAACAGACTCTGATTATCGGCACGCGCGCCAGTAAACTTGCACTGGTGCAGACGTATATGGTCCGCGACGCCTTGCAGTCGGCGCATCCCGGATTGACGGTCGCTGTCGAGCATATTACAACACGCGGCGACATCATTCTTGATCGTCCACTCAATGCGATTGGCGACAAGGGGTTGTTCGTCGTCGAGATCGAGGAAGCGATGCGTGCCGGCAGAATCGATCTGGCAGTTCACAGCGCCAAAGATCTGCCATCGGTGTTGCCGCCCGATATGACGCTTGCGGCATGCCCGCGACGCGCCGATCCGCGCGATGCGCTGGTGGCGCAACCGGGTATGACGCTGGCTGCCCTCCCTTCCGGCGCGCGTGTCGGAACCAGCAGCCTGCGGCGCGCCTGTCAGTTGCGCGCCCTGCGACCCGATCTCACGCTGGTCGATCTGCGCGGGAATGTTGATACACGGTTGCGAAAGTTGCGTGAAGGGCAGTACGATGCGATTGTGCTTGCCGCAGCCGGCTTGAAGCGCCTTGGTCTCGACGGTGCGATCTCCGAGTTGATCGAACCGGACGTGCTGATTCCGGCGGTGGGGCAGGGGGTGATCGGCGTCGAGGCGCGCGCCGACGATGAGGAGGTGCTCCGCCTCCTTGCACCGCTGGACGATCAGGCGGCGCGCATCGCCATTACCGCCGAACGCGCATTTCTGGCGCGCATTGGCGGCGGCTGTCAGGTGCCGGTCGGAGCGCTGGCGCATCTCGAAGGCGATGAATTGCTGCTGCGCGGGATGATCGGCGCGCGCGACGGGCGGATGGTGCGCGGGATGCAGCGTGGCTCAGCGTCCGATCCGGTTGGTCTGGGTTGTGCGCTGGCGGACGAGTTGCTCGACCAGGGCGGGCGGGCATTGCTTGCAGGATAA